The following proteins are co-located in the Ktedonobacteraceae bacterium genome:
- a CDS encoding response regulator, which produces MKQPLHYPGRHAPIVLVVDDNPAIRDMVSWALELDGYEPAEASEGLEALAWIDNAAREGRYPSVILLDLAMPGMNGNAFIKRLRAQWEAKHPLPAIIVITAATEQQDQDMFQSPVKHVIVKPFHVRDLLDAVRKVT; this is translated from the coding sequence ATGAAACAGCCATTGCATTATCCAGGCAGGCATGCGCCGATTGTGCTGGTCGTGGACGATAATCCTGCTATTCGCGATATGGTCTCCTGGGCCCTCGAACTGGATGGCTATGAACCGGCGGAAGCTTCCGAGGGATTGGAAGCCCTGGCCTGGATCGATAATGCCGCTCGTGAAGGTCGCTATCCCTCCGTCATCCTGCTTGACCTCGCCATGCCCGGCATGAATGGCAACGCCTTCATTAAGCGCTTACGAGCGCAATGGGAGGCCAAACATCCCTTGCCAGCCATCATTGTTATTACCGCCGCCACTGAACAGCAAGATCAAGATATGTTCCAATCTCCTGTCAAGCATGTCATTGTCAAGCCCTTTCACGTCCGCGACCTCCTGGATGCTGTGCGCAAAGTGACATGA
- a CDS encoding alpha-ketoacid dehydrogenase subunit beta, producing MSEVTYLEAISQAIREEMRRDEAVFLLGEDVGTYGGAFKVSAGFLEEFGPERVIDTPMSEAAIIGSAVGAALMGMRPIAEMQFIDFIASGFDQIINMASKMYWRSGMPVPVVIRGPSGGGTKGGPFHSASPEAWFFHTPGIKVVVPATAYDAKGLLKAAIRDNNPVLYLEHKLLYRMPELREELPAEDYVVPIGKALVRREGQDMTILTYGAMVHQSLRAAQTLEEEDDLEVEVLDLRSLAPLDREAILESVKRTNKVLIVHEDTLTGGIGAELAAILAEDLFEYLDGPITRVAAPDAPFPYAPPLEDAYLPDEEKILDAARKLAAY from the coding sequence ATGAGTGAAGTGACGTACCTGGAAGCTATCAGCCAGGCCATTCGCGAAGAGATGCGGCGCGACGAGGCCGTTTTCCTGCTTGGAGAGGATGTAGGCACCTATGGTGGCGCGTTCAAGGTCAGCGCAGGTTTCCTCGAAGAATTCGGGCCGGAGCGCGTTATTGATACCCCGATGTCGGAGGCCGCTATTATTGGTTCCGCGGTTGGGGCAGCCTTGATGGGTATGCGGCCCATCGCCGAGATGCAGTTCATCGACTTCATCGCCAGTGGCTTCGACCAGATCATCAACATGGCGAGTAAGATGTACTGGCGCTCCGGTATGCCCGTGCCGGTAGTCATTCGTGGTCCCTCCGGCGGTGGCACGAAAGGCGGCCCTTTCCATTCCGCGAGCCCGGAGGCCTGGTTTTTTCATACGCCAGGAATCAAGGTAGTCGTGCCCGCGACGGCCTATGATGCCAAGGGGCTGTTGAAAGCCGCCATTCGCGACAATAATCCCGTGCTGTACCTCGAACATAAATTGCTCTATCGCATGCCAGAATTGCGCGAGGAACTGCCCGCCGAGGACTACGTTGTGCCGATAGGCAAGGCCCTCGTGCGCCGCGAAGGGCAGGATATGACCATCCTGACCTACGGAGCAATGGTACACCAGTCTCTGAGGGCGGCGCAGACCCTGGAAGAAGAGGATGATCTGGAGGTCGAGGTGCTTGACCTGCGCAGCCTGGCGCCGCTCGACCGCGAGGCCATCCTGGAGTCGGTGAAGCGCACGAACAAGGTACTGATTGTGCATGAGGATACGCTAACCGGCGGTATCGGAGCCGAACTGGCCGCCATCCTGGCCGAGGATCTATTCGAGTACCTGGATGGCCCGATTACGCGCGTAGCCGCGCCCGACGCGCCGTTTCCCTACGCACCTCCCCTGGAGGACGCATACTTACCCGACGAGGAGAAAATTCTCGACGCGGCGCGGAAACTGGCAGCGTATTAG
- a CDS encoding thiamine pyrophosphate-dependent dehydrogenase E1 component subunit alpha, with product MGLGREDLLQVYYFMRLTRAMEDRTRTLFLQGRVVGGVYTAQGHEATTVGAAMMLEKDDFIVPQHRDLGMHLVRGTSPRAVMCQWLARGNSPTLGRDGQLHIGDIQHGIAPSISMLGESLPVACGIGLTMKMRKRSTIVLAGFGDGAANTGPFHEALNFASVQKLPIVFLIENNGYAYSTPNNKEFAIENLSDRAVAYGIPGETVDGNDVLAVMEAVGRAIEHVRSGKGPALLECKTFRVRGHSEADKADYVPKELLAEWLKKDPILRFEHYLSEQGILTAENKAEIEQTVKAVVGDAVHFAEESPAPDPATVADYIFAPDGPIAIIGEPGANDPRYVNAIDTRTGEPFTAVSNAPAQLHAPETIPEEVGRR from the coding sequence ATGGGATTGGGGCGGGAAGATCTCCTGCAAGTCTACTATTTTATGCGCCTCACGCGGGCTATGGAAGACCGCACGAGAACATTATTTTTGCAGGGGCGGGTCGTGGGCGGCGTGTATACCGCGCAGGGGCACGAGGCCACGACCGTGGGTGCGGCGATGATGCTGGAGAAAGATGACTTTATTGTGCCCCAGCATCGCGACCTCGGCATGCACCTGGTGCGCGGAACATCTCCCCGCGCCGTAATGTGCCAGTGGCTGGCGCGTGGCAACTCTCCCACGTTAGGACGCGATGGGCAACTGCACATCGGCGATATCCAACATGGCATTGCTCCCAGCATCAGCATGCTGGGCGAATCGCTGCCAGTCGCATGCGGCATCGGCCTTACCATGAAAATGCGCAAGCGTTCGACGATTGTGCTGGCCGGATTCGGAGATGGAGCGGCCAATACTGGCCCATTCCACGAGGCCCTGAATTTTGCGTCGGTGCAGAAACTGCCCATCGTCTTCCTCATCGAAAATAACGGCTATGCCTACTCCACACCCAATAATAAGGAATTTGCCATTGAGAATCTTTCGGATCGCGCGGTGGCCTATGGCATACCGGGCGAGACGGTCGATGGCAACGATGTGCTGGCGGTAATGGAGGCGGTCGGGCGAGCCATAGAACATGTCAGAAGCGGCAAAGGCCCGGCGCTCCTGGAATGCAAAACGTTTCGCGTGCGCGGGCACTCCGAAGCAGATAAGGCCGACTACGTTCCCAAAGAACTCCTCGCCGAATGGCTGAAAAAAGATCCCATCCTGCGTTTCGAACACTATTTGAGCGAGCAGGGTATCTTGACCGCGGAAAACAAGGCCGAAATCGAGCAAACAGTCAAGGCAGTGGTCGGTGATGCTGTACATTTCGCGGAAGAGAGTCCGGCGCCGGATCCTGCGACGGTTGCCGATTATATCTTTGCTCCCGATGGACCAATTGCCATTATCGGCGAGCCTGGAGCCAATGATCCGCGTTATGTCAATGCAATAGATACACGCACAGGCGAACCTTTTACCGCCGTCTCGAATGCCCCGGCGCAGCTGCATGCGCCGGAAACTATACCCGAGGAGGTTGGACGGAGATGA
- a CDS encoding alpha/beta fold hydrolase: MKTTINDINIAYDDHGIGLPVLFLHAFPLNRSMWEGELTALLLEERYRLVALDWPGFGESEIATDISTMELFADYLAGLMDTLGMQSAVLCGLSMGGYAAFAFLRKYPQRVAGLILADTRPGDDTPEARANRENVARIAETQGTGAIADMQMPRLISDYTRQHHPEVELRVRQLINAATPRGIAAASRGMAQRVDSTDLLPGITCPTLVVVGEQDALTPPGVARDYAAKIPNALFITIPNAGHLSNLEQPEAFLQAIGGFLRSAF; encoded by the coding sequence ATGAAGACAACCATTAACGACATCAATATAGCCTATGACGACCATGGCATAGGGTTGCCGGTGCTGTTCTTGCACGCATTTCCACTAAATCGAAGTATGTGGGAAGGCGAATTGACTGCATTGCTGCTAGAAGAACGCTACCGCCTCGTCGCCCTGGATTGGCCGGGCTTCGGTGAGAGCGAGATCGCCACCGATATCTCGACCATGGAGCTGTTCGCGGACTATCTTGCCGGGTTAATGGACACGCTAGGAATGCAATCCGCCGTCCTCTGCGGCCTTTCGATGGGTGGCTATGCCGCTTTCGCGTTTCTGCGTAAATATCCGCAGCGCGTGGCCGGACTGATCCTGGCCGATACAAGGCCCGGAGACGATACACCAGAGGCGCGGGCCAATCGCGAGAATGTGGCACGCATTGCCGAAACCCAGGGAACCGGCGCTATCGCCGATATGCAAATGCCACGCCTGATCTCGGACTATACACGCCAGCACCATCCCGAAGTTGAACTGCGCGTGCGGCAACTCATCAACGCGGCAACTCCCAGGGGCATCGCCGCCGCCTCGCGAGGCATGGCGCAGAGAGTCGATTCAACCGATCTACTGCCGGGTATTACCTGCCCCACGCTGGTAGTCGTTGGCGAACAGGATGCTTTGACGCCGCCTGGTGTAGCGCGGGACTACGCGGCAAAGATTCCCAACGCCCTATTTATCACTATACCGAACGCGGGTCATCTCTCGAATTTAGAGCAGCCAGAAGCATTTCTCCAGGCCATTGGCGGTTTTTTGCGCAGCGCATTTTAA
- a CDS encoding S53 family peptidase, translating into MKIRTIYPVVLVPLLSLIIVAALLFLYISPFTHATTVIPRVSMANATSANALCQGTTHCTFASSTPASQPITVALGLKLRNTDNLAAYLKAITDPQSIYYHHYLNAASFDALYAPLPQSEAAAAGFLRSYGFKITATYSNHLLVDAVGTVAQAEAAFQVQINNYRADNGQLFYANAAAPTLPANVAPFVASISGLDDSIQYSRQPITAGNALLHTNAQKQTSRQSTTCPQPGSPTYPTAYVPKQIATAYDFNGFYNAGTHGEGQTVGLLELDGFSAKDIATYTACFGGTQTLIKTIPIDGYNGAAGANAAEVELDIETVLGLAPHLSSLRVYEASASSLAAYNDAWARIVSDVTPVVSTSWVFCEEAPGMSAEIAQENIFFQAAAAQGQTILAASGDSGASGCYDPRTGQNTQLAVDDPASQPYVTGVGGTTLRINFDNTIQSEQVWNDRAIKNGASGGGISQVWPMPSWQQGPGVANAYTNGYREVPDVALDADPQTGYDIYCSVGGCAGSHGWQVIGGTSAAAPAWAAMVALANQASIKAGGFLQGFLNPALYDIAHGAPGTSYADAFHDVVPVQGGVNSNDYVGDGGAYPDTTTYDLTTGLGSFDAYKLSQNLNILAQGAPQQNVATSTIWYFAEGRVGGDFQEFLTLENPDPLQTAQVRVQYLFEGRTGPAIMHSVPPQSRATVNVNLDLHIPYAGQGYSISMVVTSVNQVGIVAERPMYFSWHGINSGTDALGATKLAQDFYFADIETERNYSSFVTILNPPGGKVANVTVTYIASGGQIGTTTIVVPPGQRGTTNPINLGIFRTCAMYVHSDQPVVVERPMYFTTARGNINGPVTGAATVVGTPSPENDWLFAEGYTGPNFHEYLVLANFDPTVTANATVTLEYSNGQVYPTTIAVPPQSQYFFDVNAASASFAQSTTELSAEVTSDSPIVVQRQEYFRFNQNIPGGTDVIGEPGPAKTSYSFAEGFTASGFNEFLTLQNPSTSSETVAVTLYLAHSITAQQIVTIGPQTRVTLNINSIVVPIAQSNPSAGYEVSLSVQAQSGTIVAERPMYFDFNHNAAFGGTDVVGFTG; encoded by the coding sequence ATGAAAATACGTACAATCTATCCGGTAGTGTTAGTACCACTATTGTCCCTTATAATCGTGGCCGCCCTATTATTCCTCTATATCTCGCCATTTACGCATGCTACCACCGTGATACCGCGCGTAAGCATGGCAAATGCCACTTCGGCAAACGCTCTTTGTCAGGGGACTACACATTGCACGTTCGCGTCCTCAACACCCGCTAGCCAGCCAATCACCGTGGCGCTCGGCCTGAAATTGCGTAACACCGATAATCTTGCCGCATACCTGAAAGCGATCACCGACCCGCAGTCCATCTACTATCATCACTATCTCAACGCCGCCTCGTTTGACGCGTTGTATGCGCCACTACCCCAGAGCGAAGCCGCCGCTGCTGGCTTTCTGCGCTCCTATGGCTTCAAAATCACCGCCACCTACTCCAATCACCTGCTCGTCGACGCCGTTGGTACCGTAGCGCAGGCCGAAGCAGCATTTCAGGTGCAGATCAATAATTATCGCGCCGACAATGGACAACTATTTTATGCCAACGCCGCCGCTCCCACGCTTCCTGCCAACGTCGCGCCTTTCGTCGCCTCGATAAGTGGATTAGACGATTCCATCCAGTATTCGCGGCAGCCCATCACTGCCGGTAATGCTCTCTTGCATACCAATGCCCAGAAACAAACGTCCCGGCAATCCACCACTTGCCCGCAGCCCGGTTCGCCTACCTACCCAACCGCTTATGTACCCAAACAAATTGCCACCGCCTATGATTTTAACGGCTTTTATAACGCGGGCACGCACGGCGAAGGACAAACAGTTGGCCTGCTTGAACTCGATGGATTTTCAGCAAAAGACATCGCCACTTATACCGCCTGCTTCGGCGGAACACAGACCCTCATAAAGACCATCCCCATCGATGGATACAATGGAGCAGCGGGAGCGAATGCCGCCGAAGTCGAACTTGACATCGAAACTGTGCTGGGACTCGCCCCGCATCTTTCCAGCCTGCGCGTCTATGAGGCCTCGGCAAGCTCGCTGGCTGCCTATAACGACGCCTGGGCCCGTATCGTCAGCGATGTCACACCCGTAGTAAGCACCAGCTGGGTCTTCTGTGAAGAGGCGCCCGGTATGTCTGCCGAAATCGCCCAGGAAAATATTTTCTTCCAGGCAGCCGCGGCCCAGGGGCAAACCATCCTTGCCGCCAGTGGCGACTCCGGCGCATCGGGTTGCTACGACCCCAGGACCGGCCAGAACACGCAACTCGCGGTGGACGACCCTGCCTCGCAGCCCTATGTCACCGGCGTAGGTGGCACCACCCTGCGTATCAACTTCGATAACACCATTCAATCCGAGCAGGTATGGAATGACCGTGCCATAAAAAATGGCGCCAGCGGCGGCGGCATCAGCCAGGTCTGGCCGATGCCCTCCTGGCAGCAAGGGCCTGGCGTCGCCAATGCCTACACCAATGGGTATCGTGAAGTCCCCGACGTTGCTCTCGATGCCGACCCGCAGACTGGCTACGACATCTATTGCAGCGTTGGTGGATGCGCGGGAAGCCACGGTTGGCAGGTCATCGGTGGCACCTCGGCAGCTGCTCCCGCCTGGGCCGCCATGGTCGCGCTCGCCAATCAGGCCTCCATCAAAGCCGGCGGCTTCCTCCAGGGCTTTCTGAACCCCGCCCTCTATGATATTGCCCATGGCGCGCCCGGCACATCCTACGCGGACGCCTTCCACGATGTCGTACCCGTCCAGGGCGGCGTCAACAGCAACGACTACGTTGGCGATGGCGGCGCCTATCCCGACACCACCACCTATGACCTCACCACCGGTCTAGGCTCCTTCGATGCCTACAAATTATCCCAAAACCTCAATATCCTTGCCCAGGGCGCTCCACAGCAAAACGTTGCCACCAGCACCATCTGGTACTTTGCCGAAGGACGTGTCGGCGGCGATTTCCAGGAATTTCTCACCCTGGAAAATCCCGATCCCCTCCAGACTGCTCAGGTGCGCGTGCAATACCTCTTCGAGGGACGAACCGGCCCTGCTATCATGCATAGCGTCCCACCCCAGAGCCGTGCCACCGTCAACGTCAATCTGGATCTCCATATCCCTTATGCCGGCCAGGGCTATTCCATCTCTATGGTCGTCACCTCTGTCAACCAGGTCGGCATCGTAGCGGAGCGTCCCATGTACTTCTCATGGCACGGCATCAACAGTGGCACCGACGCTCTCGGCGCCACAAAATTAGCCCAGGATTTCTACTTCGCCGATATAGAAACCGAGCGCAACTACTCCAGCTTCGTCACCATCCTCAATCCCCCCGGTGGCAAGGTCGCTAACGTCACTGTCACCTACATCGCCTCTGGCGGGCAGATCGGCACCACCACCATCGTCGTTCCCCCCGGCCAGCGTGGCACTACTAACCCCATCAATCTCGGAATCTTCCGTACCTGTGCCATGTACGTGCATTCCGACCAGCCCGTCGTCGTAGAGCGCCCCATGTACTTCACCACTGCCCGTGGCAACATCAACGGCCCTGTCACAGGCGCTGCTACCGTCGTCGGTACCCCCTCGCCCGAAAATGACTGGCTCTTCGCCGAAGGCTATACCGGTCCTAACTTCCATGAATACCTCGTACTAGCCAACTTCGACCCCACCGTCACCGCAAACGCCACCGTGACTCTCGAATACAGCAATGGACAGGTCTATCCCACGACCATAGCCGTCCCGCCGCAGTCGCAATACTTCTTCGACGTCAATGCCGCTTCCGCCAGCTTCGCGCAAAGCACCACCGAGCTATCCGCAGAAGTCACTTCTGACTCCCCCATCGTCGTCCAGCGCCAGGAGTACTTCCGCTTCAACCAGAACATCCCCGGCGGCACCGATGTCATCGGCGAACCCGGCCCCGCCAAAACATCCTACAGCTTCGCCGAAGGGTTTACGGCCAGCGGCTTCAACGAATTTCTGACCTTGCAGAACCCCAGCACGAGCAGCGAGACTGTGGCCGTCACCCTCTACCTTGCCCACAGCATTACCGCGCAACAGATCGTCACCATCGGACC
- a CDS encoding dihydrolipoamide acetyltransferase family protein, with protein sequence MATPVKMPRLGESVAEGTVANWLKKEGDWVERDESLAEIITDKINAELPSPVAGRLTKILVKADETVPVGADIALIEENADVAASPPAEAAPGPDAAPVETPNQAATPVMEQQTAATASGNGASATPRQARPERIGEEERQRISPLARRLAREHDIDLNAIQGTGIGGRVRRDDILAYIAARPQREPVTAAAAATQTAAPTRPAAPTPPPPAVPAAPSMKPEPAPVAPPAPTVAGEGEEIVTPSRMRLAIAEHMVRSKRTAPHATTVVEVDMTNIAKWLEKHKDEFKKREGYGISFVPFVMKAVCEGIRQVPLMNSSWTEDNKIVIKKRINLGIAVATDLGLVVPTIHDADQYTIAGLAKQVATIAQRARANKLTIQDMQGSTFVVNNPGTFGTIISVPIINQPHAGILSMDAVVKRPVVIEDDAIAVRSMMYLCLSFDHRILDGAGAASFLQAVRTKLQSYGREIDVY encoded by the coding sequence ATGGCAACACCGGTGAAAATGCCACGATTGGGTGAATCGGTGGCTGAAGGAACAGTAGCAAACTGGTTGAAAAAAGAGGGCGATTGGGTAGAGCGCGATGAGTCACTGGCGGAAATTATTACCGATAAGATCAACGCCGAATTGCCCTCGCCCGTTGCGGGCCGGTTGACGAAGATTCTCGTCAAGGCCGACGAGACGGTGCCTGTAGGGGCCGATATCGCACTCATCGAAGAAAATGCCGATGTCGCGGCTTCTCCACCGGCTGAAGCTGCTCCAGGACCTGACGCGGCTCCCGTGGAGACTCCCAATCAGGCGGCCACACCGGTGATGGAGCAACAGACTGCCGCTACCGCCAGTGGTAATGGAGCAAGCGCAACACCGCGGCAGGCACGTCCAGAACGTATAGGCGAGGAGGAGCGGCAACGTATCTCACCCCTGGCACGGCGATTGGCGCGCGAGCATGATATCGACCTGAATGCCATCCAGGGAACGGGCATTGGCGGGCGCGTGCGTAGAGATGATATTCTGGCATACATCGCGGCACGGCCCCAGCGCGAGCCTGTCACCGCCGCTGCTGCTGCAACCCAGACGGCTGCACCCACCCGGCCTGCGGCTCCTACACCTCCGCCACCTGCTGTACCGGCAGCGCCATCCATGAAGCCAGAGCCTGCCCCGGTCGCTCCTCCTGCTCCAACGGTAGCCGGTGAGGGTGAAGAGATTGTAACGCCGAGCCGCATGCGACTGGCAATCGCCGAACACATGGTACGTAGCAAGCGCACGGCACCACATGCCACTACGGTGGTCGAAGTCGATATGACCAACATCGCTAAATGGCTAGAGAAGCATAAGGATGAATTTAAGAAGCGCGAGGGCTATGGCATCAGTTTTGTCCCGTTCGTCATGAAGGCCGTATGCGAGGGTATTCGCCAGGTGCCACTGATGAACTCAAGCTGGACGGAAGACAACAAGATCGTCATCAAGAAGCGCATCAATCTCGGCATTGCCGTCGCAACCGACCTGGGGCTGGTCGTTCCAACCATTCATGACGCCGATCAATATACAATCGCGGGACTGGCAAAGCAGGTTGCGACGATTGCCCAGCGCGCGCGCGCCAACAAGTTGACCATACAGGACATGCAGGGCAGCACGTTTGTTGTGAATAATCCTGGCACATTTGGTACAATTATCTCAGTGCCGATTATCAATCAACCGCATGCAGGCATTCTGAGTATGGATGCAGTAGTCAAGCGACCGGTTGTGATCGAGGATGACGCCATTGCCGTGCGCTCAATGATGTACCTGTGCCTGTCTTTCGACCATCGCATTCTGGATGGTGCGGGTGCCGCGAGTTTCTTACAGGCAGTGCGCACCAAATTGCAAAGTTACGGGCGAGAAATCGACGTGTATTAA
- the lipA gene encoding lipoyl synthase: MATMIPERRPEWLRVRPPKGENYENLRQLMRSKELHTVCEEARCPNIGECWGHKTATFMILGRICTRSCGFCAVETGRPIGLDWEEPKRVAEAVQKMGLRHAVVTSVNRDELKDGGAAIFAATIRWIRRLNPDCRVEVLTPDFKGVYEALQVVMDARPDVYNHNVETIPRLYKRVRPQAIYKRSLQVLKWAREMNPTAPTKSGFMLGLGETWDEIIEVMHDLREHDVDILTIGQYLRPSFQHLPIQRYVPLEEFAALKAEGKKMGFRHVESGPFVRSSYHAHEQADGATKGINEDNH, encoded by the coding sequence ATGGCGACCATGATTCCGGAACGGCGCCCTGAATGGCTCAGGGTACGCCCGCCAAAAGGAGAAAATTACGAAAACCTGCGGCAGTTGATGCGCAGCAAGGAGTTGCACACCGTCTGTGAGGAGGCGCGCTGCCCGAATATCGGTGAATGTTGGGGCCATAAAACGGCCACCTTCATGATCCTTGGGCGCATCTGCACGCGCAGTTGTGGCTTCTGCGCGGTGGAAACCGGTAGACCTATCGGGTTGGATTGGGAGGAGCCGAAGCGCGTCGCGGAAGCCGTGCAGAAGATGGGCCTGCGCCACGCGGTTGTGACCTCCGTCAATCGCGACGAGTTGAAGGATGGCGGCGCGGCCATTTTTGCCGCTACCATTCGCTGGATTCGCCGTCTGAATCCCGATTGCCGGGTCGAGGTGCTAACACCCGATTTCAAGGGCGTCTACGAGGCGCTGCAAGTCGTCATGGATGCCAGACCTGACGTGTATAACCACAACGTCGAGACGATTCCCCGCCTCTACAAACGCGTGCGCCCGCAAGCCATCTACAAGCGCTCGCTACAAGTATTGAAATGGGCCAGGGAGATGAATCCAACGGCTCCAACAAAATCAGGCTTTATGCTCGGCCTCGGCGAGACCTGGGATGAGATTATCGAAGTCATGCACGACCTGCGCGAACATGATGTGGATATCCTGACGATTGGGCAATACCTGCGCCCATCGTTCCAGCACCTTCCCATCCAGCGCTACGTGCCGCTCGAAGAGTTCGCGGCCCTTAAAGCCGAGGGCAAAAAGATGGGCTTCCGTCACGTCGAATCGGGGCCGTTTGTGCGCAGTTCATACCATGCTCACGAACAGGCGGATGGCGCGACAAAGGGGATAAATGAAGACAACCATTAA